The genome window AAATCATGTAATTTGATAGTTGCACATCACCCTATTGTGTTTAGTGGATTAAAATCTATAGTTGGCAAAAATTATGTAGAACGAACCATAATAAAAGCCATTAAAAATGACATTGCTATTTACGCTATACATACCAATTTGGACAATATTAAAGACGGTGTTAATGCTGTTATAGCTAAAAAAATAGGATTGGAAAACACCAAAATCTTAAGACCTAAAAAAGATTTTATTAAAAAACTAAGCTTCTATTGTCCTGTTTCAGACGCTCAACGCTTAAAAGATTTACTGTGGGAAGCAGGTGCTGGAAATATTGGAAATTATAGCCATTGTAGTTTTAGCACGATTGGACAAGGAACATTTATGGGTAACAATGATAGTAAACCTACCTTGGGACAAAAAAACGTACTACATACCGAAAAAGAAGAAAAAATAGAGATGATACTCCCCTCATATCTTCAAAATAGAATTTTAGACACTCTATTTAGTGAGCACCCTTATGAAGAGGTAGCATATGAAATACACCTTTTAGATAATGTAAATCAAAATATTGGCTCGGGTTTGTATGGAAAGTTAAAAACTCCAATGAAAACGAATGACTTTCTAAAGCATTTAAAAAAGCTTATGCAAACAGATTGCGTTAGATACACTGAATTACATAAAGAACACATAGAAACTGTTGCCGTATGCGGTGGGTCTGGTTCATTTTTACTAGATGATGCTAAAAGAGTAAAAGCCGATATTTTCATAACAGCAGACTTTAAATATCACGAATTTTTTGATGCTGAAAACGATATTATTATTGCTGATATTGGGCATTATGAAAGCGAACAATTTACTAAAGAGCTTTTAAGTGAAATTCTTAACGAAAAATTTACTAAGTTTGCCACCCATTTATCAAGCATAAATACGAACCCTATCAACTACATGTAATAATGGCAAAAAAGAAAGCTGCAACAAAAGAATTTTCAATTGAAGATAAGCTACATGCTTTACACCAATTACAAACCATCGATTCTGAAATTGACAAGATAAGAACCGTAAGAGGAGAATTGCCTTTAGAAGTTCAAGATTTAGAAGATGATCTAAAAGGATTAGAGACACGTATTGGTAAAATCGACACTGACCTTGAAGACAAAGAAAAATTCGTTTCTTCTAGAAAGTTAGCAATTAAAGAAGCTGAAGAACTGGTTAAAAAATACAACAAACAACTAGATAGTATCAAAAACAATAGAGAATATGACTCTTTAAGTAAAGAGATAGAATTCCAAAATCTTGAAATCGAATTAGCTAACAAAAAAATTAATGATACTCTCGCTAAAATCGAGTTTTTGAACGAAACAAAAGGAGTAGCTTCTGAACAATATAAAGAGAGAAAAGAAATTTTCGAAGAGAAGAAAAAAGAGTTGGAAAATATAGTTTCTGAAACAGAAAAAGAAGAAAAATCTCTTCTTAAAAAGTCAGAACAAGCTGAAAAGGTTGTTGATGAAAGATTGTTATCTGCTTACAAAAGAATTCGTAAAAATTCTAGAAATGGTTTAGCAGTAGTATCTGTTCAAAGAGATGCTTGTGGAGGTTGCTTTAGTAAAATACCACCACAAAGACAATTGGATATCAAAGCTCACAAAAAAATTATCGTTTGTGAACACTGTGGAAGAATACTTATTGATTCTCAAATGTTCGAAACTGCTGAAGCTTAATATTTTTTAATATAAATTTGTAGGGATTCTAATATTTTAGAATCCCTTTTTTTATGCGTTATTCTCTAATCATATTCACCCTATTATTAATCTCGAAAAGTACATTTGCCGACTTTTTGTGGAATAAAAACTGTAAAGAAGCATACAATCTAAGCATTCAATTAAAGTTTGATAAAGCCCACTTACTATTAAAGAAAGAGAAAAAAGAAAATCCTAACAATACCCTTATTTACTTTATTGAAAACTATAGCGACTATCTCAAAATACAAATTGGCGAAGAACAATCAGATTTCGAAAAACTTAAAAAAAATAAAGATTCAAGGTTAGACCTTATAGAAAGCGATAAATCTTTATCACCATGGAATTTATACAGTCAAGCAGAAATAAACTTACAATGGGCTGCTAGTAGATTAAAATTTGGTGAATACTTTACGGCTGCTTTTGAGATTAATAAAGCCTACAGGCTAATCCAAGAAAACAACAAATTATATCCTAACTTCATACCCAATAAAAAAAGTTTAGGACTTCTTTATACTTTGATAGGTAGTGTCCCTGAACAGTACAATTGGATTCTGTCTATTATAGGTATGGAAGGCAACATTAATTCAGGTTTAAGCTTAATGAATGAAGCTATTCAAGAGATGAAGA of Flavobacteriales bacterium contains these proteins:
- a CDS encoding Nif3-like dinuclear metal center hexameric protein, producing MKINEITEYLESLAPLYLQEDYDNSGFITGDKSWNVNNVLVCLDCTEEVVDEAVAKSCNLIVAHHPIVFSGLKSIVGKNYVERTIIKAIKNDIAIYAIHTNLDNIKDGVNAVIAKKIGLENTKILRPKKDFIKKLSFYCPVSDAQRLKDLLWEAGAGNIGNYSHCSFSTIGQGTFMGNNDSKPTLGQKNVLHTEKEEKIEMILPSYLQNRILDTLFSEHPYEEVAYEIHLLDNVNQNIGSGLYGKLKTPMKTNDFLKHLKKLMQTDCVRYTELHKEHIETVAVCGGSGSFLLDDAKRVKADIFITADFKYHEFFDAENDIIIADIGHYESEQFTKELLSEILNEKFTKFATHLSSINTNPINYM